Below is a window of Thermodesulfovibrio thiophilus DSM 17215 DNA.
AGCAGAAAATCTTATATCCATGACACTGACAATCCAGAAAGAAGTTGCTGAAAGATTGGTGGCAAAACCTTCCACAAAAGCATACTCTGCTTTAAGCATTATTACTCAATATCTTACAGAGCCAGAGATCAAGTTTTATATCCCTGCGACTTATTTTTCACCTCCACCTGATGTTTCATCAGCAGTAATAAAGCTGGACAGAAGACAGAAGCCTCCTGTAGAGGTAACTGATGAAAAGCTATTTTTTAGAGTTATAAAATTAGCCTTTGGTAAGAGACGGAAAATGCTTTCCAACTCCTTAATATCAATTATCGATGAATCAAAAGAGTTTCTTTCAAACATTGGTATAGATCCAATGAAAAGAGCTGAGGAACTTTCAATTGATGACTTTGCTCGTATTTCTAACGAACTTTGCAAAATTTGCAAAGATTGATGCAATTTTTGCAAAAATAATAACATCTTTCAATAAAAATATTAATAGATATCATTAATTTCTAGCATTTTTAAACCTGGCATGTAAATTGATTTATATCTGGAATAACAAAACAACCGATGAAAGGAGGTGAATAGAAATGAAGAAAACAATGATGATAGCTATAGTTGCTCTATTTGTTATTGGATTAATTGCTACAACATCATATGCATGGAAGGGTGCAGGACCAGGATCTGGAGGTTATGGTTATAACTGCCCAGCTTATGGTTCTGTTGATCCTGAGAAAGCTCAAAAATTTTACAATGACACTGCTCCGATTAGACAGAAAATGCTACAACTTAGAGGAGAGCTTGCACAGCTTTTTGCCCAACAAAATCCTGACTGGGATGCAATTTCTCAGAAAAGACAGGAAATGGCAAAACTTAAGACAGAGCTTCAGAAAAAAGCTCATGAGTACGGATTTGGATATGGTTATGGTTTTGGTAGAATGGGTCACGGCGGATATAGATGCGGACAAGGATGCTGGTAAAAAAGGGGCTTTCTGCCCCTTTTTTATGTAAAATAAATAGATAAAGACAATGAGAATAATTATAATAATTTTGATACTATCCATACCGGCCTTTGCAAATGCTCAAGGCTGGGAAGAAAGTTATGATCCAAATACTGAAATATTAATTCAAGGTAAAGTTGTTGATATAGTACTGAGAATTCGTGGGCCTGTTGTCATTGAAGTTTTAAAAAAAGATAGAATTTATAGCATTGTTACAGCTCCAGCATGGTATCTTGATCAGGAAAAAATAAAAATTAGCATAGGCGATGAAGTTGTTGTTCGTGGAGCAAAGTTTTTCTCAAGAAAAGGGGAGATTTTTCTTATAGCCAGAGAGATTCAAAATCTTTCAACCGGTAAAACATATCTATTCCGTGATGAATTTATGAAGCCTTGTTGGCGTGGTAGAGGACATCACCATTAAGTAAGATACTTATTTCTCAATAGCCGCTTTTTCTGCAGATTCAACCATTTCTGTGCTTTCTTCTTTGCCGATTAGTCTGTCCATGTCAAGTAAAATAATCAGTCTATCTTCAAGCTTTGCAATCCCCCAGATAAATTCAGAGCTGACAGAGTAGGTCATAGGAGGAGGTGGTTCAACTATATCAGTAGAAATTCGTAAAACTTCAGAAACTGAATCAACAATTAATCCTATTGTTACACCCTGAATATCCATTATCATAATTCTCTGTTTTGATGTATCTTCTTCTTCAGGAAGTCCAAACTTTTTTCTTAAACTTAAAACTGGAATAACTTTTCCACGAAGATTTATAACTCCTTCTACATAGTAAGGAGCATTTGGAACTCTTGTTATTTCTTTCATCCTATTTATTTCCTGAACCTTTAGAATATCAACAGCATATTCTTCGCCACCTAAAGTAAAAGTAACAAGCTGGAGAATTTTTGTATCTATACCACGTGTTTTTTCTACTAATGCTGTATCCATGCGCTCCTCCTAAAAACGTTATTAGATTTTATATAATCAAAGTGTAACCTATTTGTCCATCATACTGCAACAGTTGTTTCATTGACGTAGCTTATCAGATAAAAATTTCAAACTTTAGCAATAGCATGTATTTTAAAAAATATAAGTGTATGCAGCAACATTTAGTTTTACTATACATGTTTTAAAATTTTATATTCATTTATCAAAGGTGTTTTTATTTTGTAGCCCTGTCAGGAACTTAGCTGAGGAAGCATCGTATAATTTTTCTAGAGGATTTTTATTTTTTATAACTCTACATTAATATAA
It encodes the following:
- the rsmA gene encoding 16S rRNA (adenine(1518)-N(6)/adenine(1519)-N(6))-dimethyltransferase RsmA, producing MGKRLGQHFLRNRGILQKIVEIAQLTHEDIVVEIGAGMGDLTELLLNNAREVIAIEIDPVLYKILRERFGLTRNLKIINKDALKVYYEELGQFKVVANIPYYITKPLIFRLIEAENLISMTLTIQKEVAERLVAKPSTKAYSALSIITQYLTEPEIKFYIPATYFSPPPDVSSAVIKLDRRQKPPVEVTDEKLFFRVIKLAFGKRRKMLSNSLISIIDESKEFLSNIGIDPMKRAEELSIDDFARISNELCKICKD
- a CDS encoding periplasmic heavy metal sensor, whose product is MKKTMMIAIVALFVIGLIATTSYAWKGAGPGSGGYGYNCPAYGSVDPEKAQKFYNDTAPIRQKMLQLRGELAQLFAQQNPDWDAISQKRQEMAKLKTELQKKAHEYGFGYGYGFGRMGHGGYRCGQGCW
- a CDS encoding chemotaxis protein CheW; amino-acid sequence: MDTALVEKTRGIDTKILQLVTFTLGGEEYAVDILKVQEINRMKEITRVPNAPYYVEGVINLRGKVIPVLSLRKKFGLPEEEDTSKQRIMIMDIQGVTIGLIVDSVSEVLRISTDIVEPPPPMTYSVSSEFIWGIAKLEDRLIILLDMDRLIGKEESTEMVESAEKAAIEK